The nucleotide window GGATGTAAAGGTAAGTAAGCCCGAGATTGAATACAGTGATGAGAAAAAAGGTTACATAGTAACATTTAAAATCAGCGAAGGTGATCAGTTTACGGTTAATGAACTATCATTTGCCGGGGAGTTAATTGTTCCAGAGGAAGAACTCAGAGAAGTACTTAGTCTAAAGAGTGGCGAGATTTTCAGAGGAAGCCTGCTCGCTAGAGACATATCCGGTCTTACTACATTTTATGGTAATCAAGGATTTGCATTTGCAAACGCTGAACCTCAGTTTGCTGTAGACCGACAGAACCAAACTGTGGATATCAGATTTAGTATGGAAAAAGGACCTGAAGTATATATAAGAGAAATCGATATTGTTGGCAACTACAGAACTAGAGACAAGGTAATACGAAGAGAGATCCCTATACAGGAGCAGCAGCTCTACAACGCAAGCGAGGTGCAGGCAATAAGGCCTAGGGTTACAAGACTAGGGTTCTTTGAGGAAAATGTTGAAGTAGTTTCCGAGCGTGTTCCGGGTCAGGAAGATAAGCTCGATTTAGAAGTAAGAGTAGAGGAAAAATCAACAGGTTTCTTTAGTGTAGCCGGTGGTTTCAGCTCTATTGAAACATTTATCTTTGCAGGTCAAATTCAGGAATCAAACCTCTTTGGTTATGGTAAAAGAATTTCACTAAATGCACAGATCGGCGGCGTTACTCAGCTATTTTTCATCAACTACGGGGACCCCAACTTTTGGGATAGCGATTACACTCTAGATGCAACATTATTTAGAACAGATAGAACTTTTAGAGATTTTGACCGTAGCTCATGGGGAGGAAGAATAACGTTTGGTAGAAGAATCTGGAGATGGCTGGAGCTTGATGTTTCATACAGATTAGAGAATGTAAAAATCAGTGGAATCGATGATAACGCAAGATTAATTCTTACATCAGAAGACCAGACAATAAGCGCAATAGGAATCGGAGCAAAATGGGATTCAAGAAATAACCTTCTTGATCCTAGCAAAGGAAATTTAAGCCGAATGATTATAGAGTCTGCAGGTGGACCAACAGGTGGAAATGTTGATTATATTAAATATACTATATCATCGAGACAATGGTTTAGGTTATGGTTTAATACAGTCTTTACAGTAAGGGGAAGATACGGAATAATAGATTTCCGAAATACTGGAAATGATTTGGTTGTTGCAGAAAGATTCTTTCTCGGAGGCCCTAACTCACTTAGAGGTTTTGGTTTCAGAAGAGTTGGACCTAGGGTTCCTACGGAAGATGGTAACTTTGTAATTATTGGTGGTGTTCAAGAAGTTCTATTCTCTGCCGACTATGTATTTCCGATAATTCCATCAGCTGGACTAAGAGGTGTATTATTTGTTGATTCGGGTAATGCCTTTAACGACGGCGAGGATTTAAGTTTGAATCCTTCCGATCTTAGAAACGATGTTGGATTTGGATTTAGGTGGATATCTCCTCTCGGACCACTAAGACTTGAAATTGGTATACCACTAGGAGACAGACTGCCAGGCGAGAATTCCTACGAAATACAGTTCACAGTAGGAACATTATTTTAGATACCAAGGAGGTATAAAAAATGAGATTATTTTTACTTGTTCTTTGTTCACTAGTATTTATGTCTAGCTTAGCCTACGCTCAGGCAAAGGTAGGTTATGTAGATCTTAGGAGAGTTGTTACAGATTCTAGAAAAGGAAAAGCAGCTTTTGCCGCTGTAGAATCACAATTTGGTCCTAGAGGTAAGACCCTGGAGAACAAAAGAAAATCACTTGAAGCTATGGAGCAGGATTTCATCAAAAATGCTGCTGTAATGAACGAAGCGTCAAGAAAACAAAAAGCTGAGCAGATCGATAGAATGAAGAAAGATTTCACTAGATCACTCGAAGACTTTCAGTATGAGCTGAAAAAGAAAGATTTTGAACTATCTCAGACCATTCTTGATGATATAGAAGGAATACTTAAATCTATAGGACAATCTGGCGGCTATACTGTTATTCTAGAGAGCAGTAGTCTGGTTTATGGAAGCCCATCAGCGGATATTACTGACCAAGTAATCAAAGCATACGACGCTAAGTAGTCGAAATTACATATTATTTTAGGAGCAGCCCATATTTTGATGGATAAAGATGAAATAAAAAGCTATATACCGCACAGGGAACCTTTTCTGTTTGTTGATAAAGTAATAGAGTTTGAGCCTTATAAAAGAATAGTTGCTGTAAAAACTTTTCCCAAGGAACAAGAATTCTTCAAAGGCCATTTCCCTGGACACCCAGTAGTACCAGGGGTAATATTAACTGAGTCGTTAGCGCAGGCTGCGGCTGTATTAATGGGGGCTTCTTTAGAAAAAGATGAGAATGCAGAAAATATAGAGGGATGTTACTTAATGGGCCTGGACAAAGTAAAGTTTAGAAAAGTAGTTAATCCGGAAGATGTGATTGAGCTTCATGCGGAAGTAATTAAACTCCGTTCAAAGATTGTTACTTTTAAAGCTGACGCCTATGTAAGTGAAGCAAAAGTTGCTGAGGCCGAGTTTATGGCTACATTCTATTAAATTATCACATATTCTTGTGATAATATTGACAATAACGAAGATTATGTGTTAAAGTATCTGGTTTTATAATCGCGGGCGAGTTCTACCTAATTTAATTTTTATGGAGAACCTATAATTTTTCTCTAGGAATAATAAATATTGGGTATTGGTCAGCTGGCGTAGCTCAGTGGTAGAGCAGCTGATTTGTAATCAGCAGGCCGGGGGTTCAAATCCCTTCGCCAGCTCCATTTTATACGATGAATAGACTAGAAAGTTTAGACATATTGTCTTTGCCGGGGGAGGTGGCTGAGTGGTCAAAAGCAGCAGACTGTAAATCTGCCGGTGTAAGCCTACGTAGGTTCGAATCCTGCCCTCCCCATAATTTATTAATGGGTTTTGGTAATAGAATTTTGATGAATATAGAAAATAAGATTAATGAAATATTAAATGCTCTATTAGCGGGAGTAGCTCAGTTGGCTAGAGCATCAGCCTTCCAAGCTGAGGGTCGCGGGTTCGAATCCCGTCTCCCGCTCAAAGTTGCACTCGCCCATGTAGCTCAGCCGGTAGAGCACATCCTTG belongs to Thermodesulfobacteriota bacterium and includes:
- a CDS encoding OmpH family outer membrane protein, which translates into the protein MRLFLLVLCSLVFMSSLAYAQAKVGYVDLRRVVTDSRKGKAAFAAVESQFGPRGKTLENKRKSLEAMEQDFIKNAAVMNEASRKQKAEQIDRMKKDFTRSLEDFQYELKKKDFELSQTILDDIEGILKSIGQSGGYTVILESSSLVYGSPSADITDQVIKAYDAK
- the bamA gene encoding outer membrane protein assembly factor BamA, which gives rise to MQINKRNSIAVLSLAGLVVLLTFYLYPNLGQASSVERITLDDALNWEVAQAETEPQNTEIEEEGDLSATNNNIVQIKVEGNRRVEKELIELNINSQVGQTLSTASVREDVKKIYGLGSFEDVTAEIDRTPNGIILVYKVKEKPIVADLRIRGNDDIKSKDILEVVTVREGKIIDLNNVKKTQEIIGQLYAEAGLVGTVVDYEIEPEGDGTVSVTYDIKEGKKAYIKEVNFVGNEQLKTKVVKKGIYSKPKGIFSFLTKKGLYNPREILNDSERIRTTYIDNGFLDVKVSKPEIEYSDEKKGYIVTFKISEGDQFTVNELSFAGELIVPEEELREVLSLKSGEIFRGSLLARDISGLTTFYGNQGFAFANAEPQFAVDRQNQTVDIRFSMEKGPEVYIREIDIVGNYRTRDKVIRREIPIQEQQLYNASEVQAIRPRVTRLGFFEENVEVVSERVPGQEDKLDLEVRVEEKSTGFFSVAGGFSSIETFIFAGQIQESNLFGYGKRISLNAQIGGVTQLFFINYGDPNFWDSDYTLDATLFRTDRTFRDFDRSSWGGRITFGRRIWRWLELDVSYRLENVKISGIDDNARLILTSEDQTISAIGIGAKWDSRNNLLDPSKGNLSRMIIESAGGPTGGNVDYIKYTISSRQWFRLWFNTVFTVRGRYGIIDFRNTGNDLVVAERFFLGGPNSLRGFGFRRVGPRVPTEDGNFVIIGGVQEVLFSADYVFPIIPSAGLRGVLFVDSGNAFNDGEDLSLNPSDLRNDVGFGFRWISPLGPLRLEIGIPLGDRLPGENSYEIQFTVGTLF
- the fabZ gene encoding 3-hydroxyacyl-ACP dehydratase FabZ, which gives rise to MDKDEIKSYIPHREPFLFVDKVIEFEPYKRIVAVKTFPKEQEFFKGHFPGHPVVPGVILTESLAQAAAVLMGASLEKDENAENIEGCYLMGLDKVKFRKVVNPEDVIELHAEVIKLRSKIVTFKADAYVSEAKVAEAEFMATFY